Proteins encoded within one genomic window of Bacteroidota bacterium:
- a CDS encoding T9SS type A sorting domain-containing protein has protein sequence MKKVYIIITFLLVTIYVHAQSVIVITAANFQFTPSAITATCGDTIKWQWISGSHTTTSISVPAGASSWNQPLTSVATTYSMVVTVPGNYSYQCTPHAPNMAGTIIVVCTNSVASVNNGFSSSVYPNPFSSKLFVEFSDADLIFIYNVVGEKIKTITLSKGQTKAELNATDLREGIYFCCILKEGVVIETRKIVKN, from the coding sequence ATGAAAAAAGTTTACATCATTATTACATTTTTGTTAGTTACAATTTACGTTCATGCACAATCTGTTATTGTAATTACTGCAGCAAATTTTCAATTTACTCCTTCCGCCATTACAGCAACTTGCGGGGACACGATTAAATGGCAGTGGATAAGCGGCTCTCACACCACTACTTCAATATCCGTTCCTGCGGGAGCAAGTTCATGGAATCAACCGCTTACAAGCGTAGCAACGACTTATTCTATGGTAGTGACTGTTCCCGGAAACTACAGCTACCAATGCACACCACATGCTCCCAACATGGCGGGAACCATTATAGTTGTTTGCACAAACAGCGTTGCTTCTGTTAACAACGGTTTTTCTTCTTCGGTTTACCCGAATCCATTTTCAAGTAAACTCTTTGTTGAATTTTCAGATGCAGATTTGATTTTTATCTACAATGTTGTAGGAGAAAAAATTAAAACCATTACCTTATCAAAAGGACAAACCAAAGCGGAACTTAACGCTACTGACCTAAGAGAAGGAATTTATTTTTGTTGTATACTCAAAGAAGGAGTTGTTATTGAAACGAGAAAGATTGTAAAGAATTGA
- a CDS encoding dipeptide epimerase, with amino-acid sequence MKLSFVPHILKFKRPFSIAHGSRDSTPVVFTRLEHKGFSGYGEASVPPYIGETLETVLKFLGKVEKHFSECVPSEQKLSNLNDIEMILAEVDKIEKGNNAAKASVDIALHDLLGKFLNKPCHEIFGVDINKNLFTAYTIPIDNPKGIRERIEEAKKYKLLKVKLGSSDDKKIIEEIQKHTKKEFFVDANEGWTDKHFALDIIHWLADRKCLFCEQPMPKEQIDDIAWLTENSPVPIIADEAVKRLSDLERTKGIYSGINIKLMKCTGMNEARKMILQARKYGMKIMLGCMSETSCAVSAAAQIAPLVDWIDLDGPLLIKEDYFDGIKFSEGKIILNDLPGIGVKPISPLLEERS; translated from the coding sequence GTGAAACTTTCTTTTGTTCCTCATATATTAAAATTCAAACGCCCGTTTTCCATCGCACACGGAAGCAGGGATTCCACTCCTGTTGTATTTACACGATTGGAACATAAAGGATTTTCAGGATATGGAGAAGCATCCGTGCCTCCCTATATAGGAGAAACTCTTGAAACGGTTTTGAAATTTTTAGGGAAAGTAGAAAAACATTTTTCAGAATGTGTTCCTTCTGAGCAAAAATTGTCTAATCTGAATGACATTGAAATGATTCTTGCTGAAGTTGATAAGATTGAAAAAGGAAACAATGCCGCCAAAGCATCTGTTGACATTGCTCTTCATGATTTACTTGGAAAATTTCTGAACAAACCCTGTCATGAAATCTTCGGAGTAGATATAAATAAAAATCTTTTCACAGCGTATACTATCCCTATTGACAACCCGAAAGGAATTCGGGAAAGAATAGAGGAGGCGAAGAAATATAAACTTCTTAAAGTAAAACTCGGCTCCTCTGACGATAAAAAAATCATAGAAGAAATTCAAAAACATACTAAAAAAGAATTTTTTGTTGACGCTAATGAAGGATGGACAGATAAACATTTTGCGCTGGACATTATTCACTGGCTCGCAGACAGAAAATGTCTTTTTTGCGAACAGCCCATGCCGAAAGAACAAATTGACGATATCGCCTGGCTCACAGAAAATTCCCCCGTTCCCATTATTGCGGATGAAGCTGTAAAAAGACTTTCTGATTTAGAAAGGACAAAGGGAATTTATAGCGGTATAAATATTAAGCTGATGAAATGCACCGGTATGAATGAAGCGCGCAAAATGATTTTGCAGGCAAGAAAATACGGAATGAAAATCATGCTCGGCTGCATGTCTGAAACTTCCTGTGCAGTTTCTGCTGCAGCGCAAATCGCTCCGCTTGTTGATTGGATTGACCTTGACGGACCACTCCTTATCAAAGAAGATTATTTTGACGGAATAAAATTCTCCGAAGGAAAAATTATCCTTAATGATTTGCCGGGAATAGGAGTAAAACCTATTTCTCCTCTCCTTGAGGAGAGGAGTTAG